From Amycolatopsis sp. cg9, one genomic window encodes:
- a CDS encoding acetoacetate decarboxylase family protein — protein MSLYPPQPWHLTADARVSIWRVPPSRLPSLPPGAAPLLVAGQASVFTAWIDYTPPGQLAYHELLAAVSIKARRVSCSITEIWVDSEASMAGGRELWAIPKGLATLDFTSGPTFTATAATSGDWIATAAFKRRPGLPLRVPTSFEVVQERDGLLRTPVGAKIRPRPASADWSFNPDGPLGYLDGRRPVASLELPGSQLRFGA, from the coding sequence ATGAGCCTCTACCCCCCGCAGCCCTGGCACCTGACCGCCGACGCGCGCGTCTCGATCTGGCGGGTGCCGCCGTCCCGGCTGCCTTCCCTGCCCCCCGGTGCGGCACCGCTGCTCGTCGCGGGCCAGGCGTCGGTGTTCACGGCGTGGATCGACTACACCCCGCCCGGGCAGCTGGCCTACCACGAGCTGCTGGCCGCGGTGTCGATCAAGGCGCGGCGCGTTTCGTGCTCCATCACGGAGATCTGGGTCGACAGCGAGGCGTCGATGGCCGGCGGGCGCGAGCTGTGGGCGATCCCGAAGGGCCTGGCCACCCTGGACTTCACGAGCGGCCCCACCTTCACCGCGACCGCGGCCACGTCCGGCGACTGGATCGCGACGGCCGCCTTCAAGCGCCGCCCGGGCCTGCCGCTGCGGGTGCCGACGTCGTTCGAGGTGGTCCAGGAGCGCGACGGCCTGCTGCGCACCCCGGTGGGCGCGAAGATCCGCCCGCGCCCGGCGTCGGCGGACTGGAGCTTCAACCCGGACGGCCCGCTGGGCTACCTCGACGGGCGCCGCCCGGTGGCGAGCCTGGAACTCCCGGGCTCGCAGTTGCGCTTCGGCGCCTGA
- a CDS encoding acyclic terpene utilization AtuA family protein: MTYRIGNASGFYGDRFSAVREMLTGGPLDVLTGDYLAELTMLILGRDRMKDANRGYAKTFLRQMEENLGLAREKGVKIVANAGGLNPAGLADALRELAAKLGLDVKIAHVEGDDLVARAEELELGKPLTANAYLGAWGIVECLNAGADVVVTGRVTDASVIVGPAAAHYGWARDDFDALAGAVAAGHVIECGAQATGGNYAFFTEHSLGVPGFPIAEIEADGSSVITKHPGTGGVVNTGTVTAQLLYEITGARYAGPDVTTRFDTLSLTEDGPDRVRISGVRGEAPPPTLKVALNTLGGFRNETTFVLTGLDVEAKAALVREQLEAALKDHPPADVRWTLARTDHADADTEQTASALLHVAVKDADPKVAGRAFTGAAVELALASYPGFHVTAPPSDASPFGVYTAAYVAAGKVPHVAVLPDGMRVDTAPSTSTQDLSDVDEPALPEPLDHGPVRRVPLGAIVGARSGDKGGNANLGVWVRSEAAWRWLVHRLTVAEFKLLLPETADLPVTRYLLPNLRAVNFVVEGILGQGVASQARFDPQAKAFGEWLRSREIDVPEVLL; encoded by the coding sequence ATGACCTACCGCATCGGCAACGCGTCCGGGTTCTACGGCGACCGGTTCTCCGCGGTCCGCGAGATGCTGACCGGCGGCCCCCTGGACGTCCTGACCGGCGACTACCTGGCCGAGCTGACCATGCTCATCCTCGGCCGCGACCGCATGAAGGACGCCAACCGCGGCTACGCCAAGACGTTCCTGCGCCAGATGGAGGAAAACCTCGGCCTGGCGCGGGAAAAGGGCGTGAAGATCGTCGCCAACGCGGGCGGCCTCAACCCCGCCGGGCTCGCCGACGCCCTCCGCGAACTGGCGGCCAAGCTCGGGCTCGACGTGAAGATCGCGCACGTCGAAGGCGACGACCTGGTCGCGCGCGCCGAGGAGCTCGAACTCGGGAAACCGTTGACCGCCAACGCCTACCTCGGCGCCTGGGGCATCGTCGAGTGCCTGAACGCGGGCGCCGACGTCGTCGTCACCGGGCGCGTCACCGACGCCTCGGTGATCGTCGGCCCGGCCGCCGCGCACTACGGCTGGGCCCGCGACGACTTCGACGCGCTCGCCGGCGCGGTCGCGGCCGGGCACGTCATCGAATGCGGCGCGCAGGCCACCGGCGGCAACTACGCCTTCTTCACCGAGCATTCCCTGGGCGTGCCGGGCTTCCCGATCGCCGAGATCGAGGCCGACGGCTCCAGCGTCATCACCAAGCACCCCGGCACCGGGGGCGTGGTGAACACCGGCACCGTCACCGCCCAGCTGCTGTACGAGATCACCGGCGCGCGGTACGCCGGGCCGGACGTCACGACCCGGTTCGACACGCTCTCGCTCACCGAGGACGGACCCGACCGCGTCCGCATCTCCGGCGTGCGCGGGGAGGCGCCGCCGCCGACGCTGAAGGTCGCGCTGAACACCCTCGGCGGGTTCCGCAACGAGACGACGTTCGTCCTCACCGGACTCGACGTCGAGGCGAAAGCCGCGCTGGTGCGCGAACAACTCGAGGCGGCGCTCAAGGACCACCCGCCCGCCGACGTCCGCTGGACCCTCGCGCGCACCGACCACGCGGACGCCGACACCGAGCAGACCGCGAGCGCCCTGCTGCACGTGGCGGTGAAGGACGCCGACCCGAAGGTGGCCGGGCGGGCCTTCACCGGGGCCGCGGTCGAGCTGGCGCTGGCCAGCTACCCCGGCTTCCACGTCACCGCGCCGCCTTCGGACGCTTCGCCGTTCGGGGTCTACACCGCGGCCTACGTGGCCGCGGGGAAGGTGCCGCACGTCGCCGTGCTGCCGGACGGGATGCGGGTCGACACAGCGCCTTCGACGTCCACCCAGGACTTGTCCGATGTGGACGAGCCCGCGCTGCCCGAACCCCTGGACCACGGGCCGGTGCGCCGCGTGCCCCTGGGTGCGATCGTCGGAGCCCGCAGCGGGGACAAGGGCGGCAACGCCAACCTCGGCGTCTGGGTGCGTTCCGAAGCGGCGTGGCGCTGGCTCGTGCACCGGCTCACCGTCGCCGAGTTCAAGCTGCTGCTGCCCGAGACCGCGGACCTGCCGGTGACGCGGTACCTGCTGCCGAACCTGCGGGCGGTGAACTTCGTCGTCGAGGGCATCCTCGGGCAGGGCGTCGCGTCGCAGGCGCGGTTCGACCCGCAGGCCAAGGCGTTCGGCGAATGGCTGCGCTCCCGTGAAATCGACGTCCCCGAGGTGCTCCTGTGA
- a CDS encoding ribonucleoside-diphosphate reductase subunit alpha, which yields MSVETGQRPAAADTPTAIRVIRRDGSVSPFDAGKISVALTKAFLAVEGGDAAASSRVHHVVAELTQQVETTLLRHAGPETALHIEQIQDIVELALMRGEHHKVARAYVLYREERSKAREAAKPATTEATLNVKGTDGVLRPLDWARVSHVVGEAVAGLEDVSAEPVLAEAKRNLYDGISADELALAQVLAARVLVEQEPNYSYVSARLLLDKLRGEALSYLAGKPRQASQDEMTGEYAPYFRAYLRRAVELELVDAELLRFDLDKITAAIRPERDLDFGFLGLQTLYDRYFQHHEGTRFELPQAFFMRVAMGLAIREADKEARAIEFYELLSSFHFMASTPTLFNSGTTRPQLSSCFLTTVDDDLDSIFQAYKNNALLAKYSGGLGNDWTPVRGLGAHIKGTNGQSQGVVPFLKIANDTAVAVNQGGKRKGAACAYLETWHVDIEEFLDLRKNTGDDRRRTHDMNTANWVPDEFLRRVEANAEWTLFSPNETPDLHDLYGNEFAARYREYEAKAERGEIKVFRKIRAVELWRRMLTMLFETGHPWITFKDPCNLRSPQQHVGVVHSSNLCTEITLNTNSEEVAVCNLGSVNLLKHVTPSGLDTARLEKTVRTAVRMLDNVIDINFYTIPEARRSNLRHRPVGLGIMGFQDALFEIGVPFASEEAVKFADVSMEHLSYYAISASTDLAEERGQYQSFEGSLWSKGILPIDSLQLLIDARQGDALDVDTSSTLDWAPLRERVKTVGMRNSNVMAIAPTATISNISGVGQSIEPLFQNLFVKSNMSGDFTVVNPHLVRSLKQRGLWDEVMVSDLKYFDGSLGQIDRVPDDLKALYATAFEIESKWIVDAGSVRQKWIDQAQSLNLYIAAPSGRKLDQLYRYAWHKGLKTTYYLRAQSATHVEKSTLRGTDGKLNAVSATPAPAPAAAVPAPAPAPTPAPAPAPTPEPDVDFVATEGAACRIDDPDCEACQ from the coding sequence ATGTCAGTCGAAACCGGTCAGCGGCCCGCCGCCGCCGACACACCCACCGCGATCCGGGTCATCCGGCGGGACGGCAGCGTGTCGCCGTTCGACGCCGGGAAGATCTCGGTCGCGCTGACGAAGGCGTTCCTCGCGGTCGAGGGCGGCGACGCCGCCGCGTCCTCCCGCGTGCACCACGTCGTCGCGGAGCTGACCCAGCAGGTCGAGACGACGCTGCTGCGCCACGCCGGCCCCGAGACCGCCCTGCACATCGAGCAGATCCAGGACATCGTCGAGCTCGCGCTGATGCGCGGCGAGCACCACAAGGTCGCCCGCGCCTACGTCCTCTACCGCGAGGAGCGCAGCAAGGCCCGCGAGGCCGCCAAGCCCGCCACCACCGAGGCCACGCTGAACGTCAAGGGCACCGACGGCGTGCTGCGCCCGCTCGACTGGGCGCGCGTGTCCCACGTCGTGGGCGAAGCCGTCGCCGGCCTCGAAGACGTCTCCGCGGAGCCGGTGCTGGCCGAGGCCAAGCGCAACCTCTACGACGGCATCAGCGCCGACGAGCTGGCCCTGGCGCAGGTCCTGGCCGCCCGCGTGCTGGTCGAGCAGGAGCCGAACTACTCCTACGTCTCCGCCCGCCTGCTGCTGGACAAGCTGCGCGGCGAGGCGCTGAGCTACCTCGCCGGCAAGCCGCGCCAGGCCAGCCAGGACGAGATGACGGGCGAGTACGCGCCGTACTTCCGCGCCTACCTGCGCCGCGCGGTCGAGCTGGAGCTGGTCGACGCCGAGCTGCTGCGCTTCGACCTGGACAAGATCACCGCCGCGATCCGGCCCGAGCGCGACCTCGACTTCGGGTTCCTCGGCCTGCAGACGCTGTACGACCGGTACTTCCAGCACCACGAGGGCACCCGCTTCGAGCTGCCGCAGGCGTTCTTCATGCGCGTCGCGATGGGGCTCGCCATCCGCGAGGCCGACAAGGAAGCCCGCGCGATCGAGTTCTACGAACTGCTCTCGAGCTTCCACTTCATGGCGTCCACCCCGACGCTGTTCAACTCGGGCACCACGCGCCCGCAGCTGTCGTCCTGCTTCCTGACCACGGTGGACGACGACCTGGACTCGATCTTCCAGGCGTACAAGAACAACGCGCTGCTGGCGAAGTACTCGGGCGGCCTCGGCAACGACTGGACCCCGGTCCGCGGCCTCGGCGCGCACATCAAGGGCACCAACGGCCAGTCGCAGGGCGTCGTGCCGTTCCTCAAGATCGCCAACGACACCGCCGTCGCGGTCAACCAGGGCGGCAAGCGCAAGGGCGCGGCGTGCGCGTACCTCGAGACGTGGCACGTGGACATCGAGGAGTTCCTCGACCTGCGCAAGAACACCGGTGACGACCGCCGGCGCACGCACGACATGAACACCGCGAACTGGGTGCCCGACGAGTTCCTCCGCCGCGTCGAGGCGAACGCCGAGTGGACGCTGTTCTCGCCGAACGAGACCCCGGACCTGCACGACCTCTACGGCAACGAGTTCGCCGCCCGCTACCGCGAGTACGAGGCGAAGGCCGAGCGCGGCGAGATCAAGGTGTTCCGCAAGATCCGCGCGGTGGAGCTGTGGCGCCGCATGCTGACCATGCTGTTCGAGACCGGCCACCCGTGGATCACGTTCAAGGACCCGTGCAACCTGCGCTCGCCGCAGCAGCACGTCGGCGTCGTGCACTCGTCCAACCTGTGCACCGAGATCACGCTGAACACCAACAGCGAAGAGGTCGCGGTCTGCAACCTGGGCTCGGTGAACCTGCTCAAGCACGTCACCCCGTCCGGTCTGGACACCGCGCGGCTCGAGAAGACCGTCCGCACGGCCGTCCGCATGCTGGACAACGTGATCGACATCAACTTCTACACGATCCCGGAGGCGCGCCGCTCCAACCTGCGCCACCGCCCGGTCGGCCTGGGCATCATGGGCTTCCAGGACGCGCTGTTCGAGATCGGCGTCCCCTTCGCGTCCGAAGAGGCCGTGAAGTTCGCCGACGTCTCGATGGAGCACCTCTCCTACTACGCGATCTCGGCGTCGACCGACCTCGCCGAGGAGCGCGGCCAGTACCAGTCGTTCGAGGGATCGCTGTGGAGCAAGGGCATCCTGCCGATCGACTCGCTGCAGCTGCTCATCGACGCCCGCCAGGGTGACGCCCTCGACGTCGACACCTCGTCCACTTTGGACTGGGCGCCGCTGCGCGAGCGGGTCAAGACCGTCGGCATGCGCAACTCCAACGTGATGGCGATCGCGCCGACCGCGACGATCTCCAACATCTCCGGGGTCGGCCAGTCGATCGAGCCGCTGTTCCAGAACCTGTTCGTCAAGTCGAACATGTCCGGCGACTTCACCGTGGTCAACCCGCACCTGGTCCGCTCGCTCAAGCAGCGCGGGCTGTGGGACGAGGTCATGGTCAGCGACCTCAAGTACTTCGACGGCAGCCTCGGCCAGATCGACCGCGTGCCGGACGACCTGAAGGCGCTGTACGCCACGGCGTTCGAGATCGAGTCGAAGTGGATCGTCGACGCCGGTTCGGTGCGCCAGAAGTGGATCGACCAGGCGCAGTCGCTGAACCTGTACATCGCGGCGCCGAGCGGCCGCAAGCTCGACCAGCTGTACCGCTACGCGTGGCACAAGGGCCTCAAGACCACGTACTACCTGCGCGCGCAGTCCGCGACGCACGTGGAGAAGAGCACCCTGCGCGGCACCGACGGCAAGCTGAACGCCGTCTCGGCCACCCCGGCCCCGGCGCCCGCCGCGGCCGTCCCGGCCCCCGCGCCGGCTCCGACGCCCGCGCCCGCCCCGGCGCCGACGCCGGAGCCCGACGTCGACTTCGTCGCCACCGAAGGCGCCGCCTGCCGCATCGACGACCCCGACTGCGAAGCCTGCCAGTAA
- a CDS encoding TIGR03084 family metal-binding protein, which produces MADLGVILGDLDAETRTIDDVVADLPASDWARATPAARWTVAHQIAHLAWTDRKALIAAAHPEDWQAEVEELLKAGETYVDDGAAAGAERPPREILEDWRAGRAALAEALAAVPDGQKVPWYGPPMSAASMATARLMETWAHGQDVFDALGLTREPTARIWHIARFGTRTRDFAYKVNSLAPPAGEFRVELAAPDGTTWAFGPEDAEQKLTGSALGFCLVVTQRRHPADTDLVAHGADVEEWLTIAQAFAGPPGEGRKPGQFA; this is translated from the coding sequence ATGGCGGATCTCGGCGTGATCCTCGGGGATCTCGACGCGGAGACACGGACGATCGACGACGTGGTGGCGGACCTGCCGGCGTCGGACTGGGCGCGGGCGACACCGGCGGCGCGGTGGACCGTCGCGCACCAGATCGCGCACCTGGCCTGGACCGACCGCAAGGCCCTGATCGCGGCCGCGCACCCGGAAGACTGGCAGGCCGAGGTCGAGGAGCTGCTCAAGGCGGGGGAGACCTACGTCGACGACGGCGCCGCGGCCGGGGCCGAGCGGCCGCCGCGGGAGATCCTCGAAGACTGGCGTGCCGGGCGCGCGGCACTGGCCGAAGCCCTCGCGGCCGTGCCGGACGGGCAGAAGGTGCCCTGGTACGGCCCGCCGATGAGCGCCGCCTCGATGGCCACCGCGCGGCTGATGGAGACCTGGGCGCACGGCCAGGACGTCTTCGACGCGCTCGGGCTCACCCGTGAGCCGACCGCCCGGATCTGGCACATCGCACGCTTCGGCACGCGGACCCGCGACTTCGCCTACAAGGTCAACTCGCTCGCCCCGCCGGCCGGGGAGTTCCGCGTCGAACTCGCCGCCCCGGACGGCACGACCTGGGCGTTCGGCCCGGAGGACGCCGAGCAGAAGCTCACCGGGAGCGCGCTGGGCTTCTGCCTCGTCGTCACGCAGCGGCGGCACCCGGCCGACACCGACCTCGTGGCGCACGGCGCCGACGTCGAAGAGTGGCTGACCATCGCGCAGGCCTTCGCCGGGCCGCCCGGGGAAGGCCGGAAGCCGGGGCAGTTCGCATGA
- a CDS encoding enoyl-CoA hydratase-related protein, which yields MADYAEITYAVAERIATVTLNRPGARNGYTIRMADELGDAMDRADRDEDVRVVVLTGAGQDFCVGADLSQGGFDFDPSTGPDAAWQEPAGRCSKRIFTMNKPVIAALHGAAVGGGVTITLSCDYRLASEDSRFGFVFTRRGIYPEGASAWFLPRLVGMGTALDWMISGRVFPASEALAKGLVHQVFPNGTVLDEAYALAREIASTTAPVSVAVTRQLLYRMASAESPFPVHELDSKLIGGLGASPDAVEGVMSFLQKRPPEFGMRVDKDLPSYLPWLDK from the coding sequence ATGGCCGACTACGCCGAGATCACCTACGCCGTCGCGGAGCGGATCGCCACGGTGACGCTGAACCGCCCCGGGGCGCGCAACGGCTACACGATCCGGATGGCCGACGAGCTCGGCGACGCGATGGACCGCGCGGACCGCGACGAGGACGTCCGCGTGGTCGTGCTGACCGGCGCGGGCCAGGACTTCTGCGTGGGCGCCGACCTCTCGCAGGGCGGCTTCGACTTCGACCCGTCGACCGGCCCGGACGCGGCGTGGCAGGAACCCGCCGGCCGGTGCTCGAAGCGGATCTTCACGATGAACAAGCCGGTGATCGCGGCGCTGCACGGCGCGGCGGTCGGCGGCGGCGTCACGATCACGCTCTCGTGCGACTACCGGCTCGCCTCGGAGGACTCGCGCTTCGGCTTCGTGTTCACGCGGCGCGGAATCTACCCCGAAGGCGCGTCGGCGTGGTTCCTCCCCCGGCTGGTCGGGATGGGGACCGCGCTGGACTGGATGATCAGCGGCCGGGTGTTCCCCGCGTCCGAAGCTCTCGCAAAGGGCTTGGTGCACCAGGTCTTCCCGAACGGCACCGTGCTCGACGAGGCCTACGCGCTGGCCCGCGAGATCGCCTCGACGACCGCGCCGGTATCGGTCGCGGTGACCCGCCAGCTGCTCTACCGGATGGCGAGCGCGGAATCGCCGTTCCCGGTGCACGAACTCGATTCGAAGCTGATCGGCGGCCTGGGCGCGAGCCCCGACGCCGTCGAGGGCGTCATGTCGTTCCTGCAGAAGCGGCCGCCGGAGTTCGGCATGCGCGTCGACAAGGACCTGCCTTCGTACCTCCCCTGGTTGGACAAATGA
- a CDS encoding acyl-CoA dehydrogenase family protein: MTDPFRTPERAELRKTVRRFVEQEVLPHLDDWERAGELPRELHRKAGELGLLGVAFPEEIGGGDGNYLDALVVAEEMHCAGGSGGLFASLFTCGIAVPHIAEANDPVQLERWVRPTLAGDKIGSLAVTEPDGGSDVAGIRTTAVREGDEYVINGAKTYITSGCRADFVTTVVRTGGDGAHGLSLIVVERGTPGFTVSRKLEKMGWLCSDTAELSYVDVRVPVENLVGAENSGFAQVATQFVTERLSLAVQAYAHAQRALDLTLDWCRLRETFGRPLISRQVVQHKLTEMARKVDVARTYTRQAAVRHVSGEEVIAEACFAKNTAVEAAEWVVNEAVQLHGGLGYMRESEVERHYRDVRILGIGGGTTEILTGLAAKRLGYTS, encoded by the coding sequence GTGACCGATCCGTTCCGGACGCCCGAACGCGCCGAGCTGCGCAAGACCGTCCGCAGGTTCGTCGAGCAGGAAGTCCTGCCGCACCTCGACGACTGGGAGCGCGCCGGCGAACTGCCCCGCGAGCTGCACCGCAAAGCCGGCGAGCTGGGCCTGCTCGGCGTCGCCTTCCCCGAGGAGATCGGCGGCGGCGACGGCAACTACCTCGACGCGCTGGTCGTCGCCGAGGAGATGCACTGCGCGGGCGGGTCCGGCGGGCTCTTCGCGTCGCTGTTCACCTGCGGCATCGCCGTCCCGCACATCGCCGAGGCGAACGACCCCGTCCAGCTCGAACGCTGGGTCCGGCCGACCCTCGCCGGCGACAAGATCGGTTCGCTCGCCGTCACCGAGCCGGACGGCGGCTCGGACGTCGCCGGGATCCGGACGACGGCGGTGCGCGAAGGCGACGAGTACGTCATCAACGGCGCCAAGACCTACATCACCTCCGGCTGCCGCGCCGACTTCGTCACGACGGTCGTGCGCACCGGTGGCGACGGTGCCCACGGGCTCTCGCTGATCGTCGTCGAGCGCGGGACGCCCGGGTTCACCGTGTCGCGCAAGCTCGAGAAGATGGGCTGGCTCTGCTCCGACACCGCCGAGTTGTCCTACGTGGACGTCCGGGTGCCGGTCGAGAACCTGGTCGGTGCCGAGAACAGCGGCTTCGCGCAGGTCGCCACCCAGTTCGTCACCGAACGGCTCTCGCTGGCCGTGCAGGCGTACGCGCACGCCCAGCGGGCGCTCGACCTGACGCTGGACTGGTGCCGGCTGCGCGAGACGTTCGGCCGGCCGCTCATCTCGCGGCAGGTCGTGCAGCACAAGCTCACCGAGATGGCGCGCAAGGTGGACGTGGCGCGGACCTACACCCGGCAGGCCGCGGTCCGGCACGTCTCGGGCGAGGAAGTCATCGCCGAGGCCTGCTTCGCCAAGAACACCGCCGTCGAGGCTGCCGAGTGGGTGGTCAACGAGGCCGTCCAGCTGCACGGCGGGCTCGGCTACATGCGCGAGTCCGAAGTGGAGCGCCACTACCGCGACGTCCGGATCCTCGGCATCGGCGGCGGCACCACCGAGATCCTCACCGGCCTGGCCGCGAAGCGATTGGGATACACCTCGTGA
- a CDS encoding acyl-CoA carboxylase subunit beta — MTTLRSTVDTRAAEFGANREAMLEKLAEIDAEQAKAVAGGGEKYVERHRKRGKLLARERIELLLDQDSPFLELSPLAAWGTDYRVGASLVTGIGVVEGVECLISASDPTVKGGASNPWTTKKSFRAADIAAQNRLPSINLVESGGADLPTQKEIFIPGGRIFRDITRASAAGCPTVALVFGNSTAGGAYLPGMSDYVVMVKERAKVFLGGPPLVKMATGEESDDESLGGAEMHARTSGLADYLAVDEQDAIRLGRNIVKRLNWTKQGPTPKPDYAEPLYDAEDLLGIVPTDLKVPFDPREVIARVVDGSDFDEFKPLYGSSLVTGWASIHGYPVGVLANAQGVLFGEESQKAAQFIQLANQIHTPLVFLHNTTGYMVGKEYEQSGIIKHGAMMINAVSNSKVPHLSVLMGASYGAGHYGMCGRAYDPRFLFAWPSAKSAVMGPAQLAGVLSIVARAAAESRGQEYNEEHDKAMRAMVEGQIEAESMPMFLSGMLYDDGIIDPRDTRTVLGLSLSAIHNGPVKGAEGFGVFRM; from the coding sequence GTGACTACTCTGAGGTCCACAGTGGACACGCGGGCCGCCGAGTTCGGCGCGAACCGCGAGGCGATGCTGGAGAAGCTCGCCGAGATCGACGCCGAGCAGGCCAAGGCCGTTGCCGGCGGCGGCGAGAAGTACGTCGAACGCCACCGCAAGCGCGGCAAGCTGCTGGCCCGCGAGCGGATCGAGCTGCTGCTCGACCAGGACTCGCCGTTCCTGGAGCTCTCGCCGCTGGCCGCGTGGGGCACCGACTACCGCGTCGGCGCCAGCCTGGTGACCGGCATCGGCGTCGTCGAAGGCGTCGAGTGCCTGATCTCGGCGAGCGACCCGACGGTCAAGGGCGGCGCCAGCAACCCCTGGACGACGAAGAAGAGCTTCCGGGCCGCGGACATCGCCGCGCAGAACCGGCTCCCGTCGATCAACCTCGTCGAGTCGGGTGGCGCGGACCTGCCGACGCAGAAGGAGATCTTCATCCCCGGCGGCCGGATCTTCCGGGACATCACGCGGGCCTCGGCCGCGGGCTGCCCGACGGTCGCGCTGGTCTTCGGCAACTCCACCGCCGGTGGGGCGTACCTGCCGGGCATGTCGGACTACGTCGTGATGGTCAAGGAACGCGCCAAGGTGTTCCTCGGCGGGCCGCCGCTGGTCAAGATGGCCACCGGCGAGGAGTCCGACGACGAGTCGCTCGGCGGCGCCGAAATGCACGCGCGGACGTCCGGCCTGGCGGACTACCTGGCCGTCGACGAGCAGGACGCGATCCGCCTGGGCCGCAACATCGTCAAGCGGCTGAACTGGACCAAGCAGGGCCCCACGCCGAAGCCGGACTACGCCGAGCCGCTGTACGACGCCGAGGACCTGCTCGGCATCGTGCCGACCGACCTCAAGGTGCCGTTCGACCCGCGCGAGGTGATCGCCCGCGTCGTCGACGGCTCCGACTTCGACGAGTTCAAGCCGCTCTACGGCTCCTCGCTGGTGACGGGCTGGGCGAGCATCCACGGCTACCCGGTCGGCGTGCTGGCCAACGCCCAGGGCGTGCTGTTCGGCGAGGAGTCGCAGAAGGCCGCGCAGTTCATCCAGCTGGCCAACCAGATCCACACGCCGCTGGTGTTCCTGCACAACACGACCGGCTACATGGTCGGCAAGGAGTACGAGCAGAGCGGCATCATCAAGCACGGCGCGATGATGATCAACGCCGTCTCGAACTCGAAGGTGCCGCACCTGTCCGTCCTGATGGGAGCGTCCTACGGCGCCGGGCACTACGGGATGTGCGGCCGCGCCTACGACCCCCGGTTCCTGTTCGCCTGGCCGAGCGCGAAGTCCGCGGTGATGGGCCCGGCACAGCTGGCCGGCGTGCTGTCCATCGTGGCCCGCGCGGCGGCCGAGAGCCGGGGCCAGGAGTACAACGAGGAGCACGACAAGGCCATGCGCGCCATGGTGGAAGGCCAGATCGAAGCCGAGTCGATGCCGATGTTCCTCTCCGGCATGCTCTACGACGACGGCATCATCGACCCGCGCGACACCCGCACCGTGCTGGGGCTGAGCCTGTCCGCGATCCACAATGGACCAGTGAAGGGCGCCGAGGGCTTCGGCGTCTTCCGGATGTGA